The DNA region TTGGGCTCGAAAGACGTCTTGCCTACGACTTTCAGTTCTTCACCATCGATTTCTATCAGGATATAGTTCTGTTTTGCGGTTTTACTGTTGTAATAATAATAGACCGTATTGCCGTCCTCATCGTAATCCTCGGCAACTTTATCGTCCTCACCATCGATAAGATACTGGTAATATTCATTCATGGATATCTCATAGGCATCATGATCGAACTCCGTTTCAAGCGGCAAACAGCAGTATTTTCCATTTATCGGGCAGTACAATATACCATTAGGTTCACATTTCAGATCTTCAATCTGCGACAGCACCCCGGGTCTGCGTATTGGTATCGCATTGTCGGTATCATATTCGGTGTAACCTCTTGCGAATCCGTCCTCAGTCCATGCCGTTTTAAATACAGGTCGGCTGGCTTTACCTTCAACAACGTCTTCAGGACGAAGGCTAACAAGCTTTAACAGCAAACTGGCAACATCGTCATCATAGTGATCCGAAATAATAAGACATACATCGTCATCAGCGAACCATTCTTCACCGTATGCGCCATCTGTCACTACAGGTGCGGAAAGCGTATCCTCCTTGTAGCTCGTCACTTTCGGAGAGTTGATATCACTCAGATCGGCAGATTCCAGCACCACAGCTTCCCTGCTGTCGTCCTCGCCTGACATATATTCCGCAAAATACACAGTCGAACCATCAAGAACAGAACCACTGAAATTGCCGGGCCATTCTTCATCGCCCACCTCGGGTTTATCGAGATATACCGTGCGCTTATATTGTCCCAGACAGTTCAGTTCCTCATCAAAAGCTATTGCGCGTTCACCGCTTGAGATATACAGCACACCGTTCACAGCAGAAAAAGAAGAGATATAATCGTCGAAAGCAAACACAGCATCGGAAGGAATGTCCCCGAAAGCTTTTATTTCCAGCCCCGCCGAAGTATCTATTTTCATCATCTGCATAGCGCTTTCATCACTTACGCCACACCGCGAAGCGATCCATATATCGCTTCCCTTTTCGATTATTTTTGAAGACGAGACAGTCAACGCCAATTTGTCGGTACATTTCATCTCTCCTGCAGTATCAATACTGCTCATTATCTTAAGCACAGGCATTTCAGCCTTTGCAGAGATATAGATATCGTCCTCGTCTATAAGCGAAGCTTCGCCGTTTTCATATGTTTCCGGAAGAAATGCAGGCTCGCCCGAAATATATTTTTCAGCTTCCGCAGCGCTTCGGCCGGAAGAATACCGACTTATAACAGTTATCCTGCCATTATCGCCAATGATAAGGTCTTCCATTATCCCGGGCTGTTCATACTCGTAAAGAAGTTCCTCACTGTTCTTGTCAAAAACACAGAACCCACAGTATTCCTGATTTATCTTTTTATCACCTATCATTTCAGGCTTATAGAAATCGTATAAAGCTATCAGTTCATCGCCGTTCAGCATCATCCCGAAGACATATGGTCCATATCCCGTGCCTTTTTCTTTATCCGCCTGATTTTCCGCAAGATCTTTCCTGATAAACGTTTCACTCATCATATCATGCTCGGAAAATTCTGCCTTGCCCTTATCAAGCTTACAGCTTTTTATGCTTGTCGAACCTGCATCGAACACTTTGTCATTTTCCTGCAAAAATCTCTCCGGATGGCTTATCTCTTTTTTTGAATGATCTCTGCTCGTCAGCAGAGTTATTTCTCCGCCACCCTCGTAAATACAGTTTTCCCTGAAATACGCACCCATAATGTACGATAAATTTGTCTCTTCATTGTCTCTGTCATTGATATATCGCAGAAGCACATTTTCGCCCAGATATTTCCAGCTTTGCACATCACTTTCAATCAGGAACGTATGCAGCGACTTATACGAACCTCTTCTCAGCCCCACAAAACCGAGATCGTCTTTTTTCTCTTCCTGTGCGATCACCTTTTCTGCTTTCTTTGTTTTTTCGGGAGTTTTCCAGTCGCGAAGCATAAAGCCAACGCCCGCAACAACAACGACCGCAGCGGCTGCGGCAGCTATCTTAGGGATTTTGCTCTGCTTTCTGACAATTTCAGGATTTTTGTTTGCCGCCTCCATCGCAGCTGCTGTTATCGCCATACTGCCGTTATCCAGCATCTCACCGATATTCTCGGGGCGAAGTTTTTCGGGTATCGGGAACATATCTTCCTGACCCTTTATCAGCACGCCGCGTCCCAGCCCTTTCATACCGATGTTTTTCAGCCTTTCCCTTCCGTCAGAGATATTCGCCCTTACTTCAGTGGACTTCATCTCGGTTATATCAGCGATATCTGCCGCCGAAAGCCCAGCTATGCCATTCAGAGCAAGGCAAAGTCTTTCTTTTGGAGATATCTTTTTGATCTCAGCCAGCACCTGCGGCACATCATCTTTCACGACTTCAACATCCCGCGAAAAGCTCTTGTTTCTGTGAAGTTTTTCGGTAGTCTTAATCAACGCCGAAAATATCCTTACATCGAATTCCCTCGCAGTACATTCCCCGCTGTATACCGCATACATAGCAAGCACGCTCTCACGGACTGCATCTGCGGCTTCTGATTCTCTGCAAAGCACTGCAAGTGCGCAGTAATAAAGTTTTTTATACAGCCTGAGATATTGTTTCTCAAATAATGATCTTTTATCGTTGCTATACAAAGTCTTCTCCTTTTGTCCTCAACTCGTTGTTTCTTTTTTTAAATGATAAGCCCCGCAATGAAAGCCGCCGCAGAAGCGCCCAGTGCCACCGCTATCAGCGGAAGTTCAAAATATGCCATTGCAAGCGCCACTACTGTTCCTGCCACCGCAGTGACGGTGCTTCCCGTGCTGTAGATTATCGCAGGAAATGTCATTGCACTCAGCACCGCATAGGGTATGTAATGCAGAAAACTCAGCCAGAATCTTGAAGTTATCTTCCTCCTGAAAAATGTAAAGGGAACCATGCGTATAAGGTAGGTAACTGCCGCCATCACCGCTACATATATCACAATACTCATTCTTTTCCCTCCTGTGTATCCTTTACAGGGAAAAGCCACGCACCCAAAAGCGAAGCAACTATCGCACATATTATCATCGCAAATCCGCCCGATACCGCAGTGAACACGTACTTGAACAGCAGACTTATCACCACAGCTGTCAGCGAAACTGCCAGCACGCCCATTTCTTTTTTACAAGGAGGTACCACTATCGCTATGAACATACCATAAAGTACCAGTCCCATGGCACTGGATACGGCGGCAGGAAGAAGCTGACCCGCAGCTGCACCCATAGCCGTGCCGCTTACCCAGCCCAATACAGCCACGAATATCATACCGTACATATACGCGGGTGTAAGCGGAGTATTCTGTGCAGCACAAACAGCAAATATCTCATCAGTTATGCCGTAGCTTGCCGCAAGCCTGTGGGGCGTTGTGAATTTCTTATCGAGCTTCTGCGAAAGCGAAAGTGCCATCAGCGAATATCTCATATTTATGGTTATCTGCACCAGAACCATCTCCAGCAGAGTTCCCCCTGCCGCGATGATATCGATACCTGCTGCCTGTCCCGCACTTGTAACATTGGTCAGTGATATCAGCGAAGCGCAAAGTGCGCTCAATCCCTTACCGACCGCCGCTATGCCGAATCCGAAGGATACCGACAGATATCCCAGCATTATCGGCACACCGTGAGACATACCCCTTACAAAATCTTTTTTCAAATCTATTCTCCTATCTTAACGGGTCTCCCCCGCCTAAACTACGATGATGTTGTATTCAGCGCAGGTTTATAGTCTCTATGACTTCCTGCATAAGTTCCGCGGATTTCTGCTGCTTGCCCGCTGTCACCGCGAAATACGGTTTTAACTCGTCCACGAAACGCACACGGCTCTTGTATTTGCCTGCTAGTGCCGCTATCTGCCTTGGTTCTAAGGTCGTGATATAGAACTGCATCTTCGGACCCATCTGCTTTATTTCCTTTATGCCCAGTCTTGAAGCCCTGTTTCTCAACAGCGCTATCTGCACCAGACCAAGCACCGACTTCGGCGGGTCGCCGTAACGGTCAATCAGTTCATCAAGTACATCGCGGGAATCTTCTTCCGTCGCGATCGACGCTATCTTGCGGTATGCGTCAACTCTCTGCGCCGCATTCTCGATATAGCCATCGGGGATATACGCATTTATGGCGATATCCACAAGGCAGTCCTCGGGCGAATGCGGTATCTCCTCGCCTTTCTGCTCGGCTATAGCTTCGTTGAGAAGTCGCAGGTACATATCGTATCCAACAGCCTCCATATGACCGTGCTGCTTTGCCGAAAGTATACTTCCGGCGCCGCGTATCTCAAGATCTCTCATAGCTATGTGGAAACCTGAACCGAACTGGGTGAACTCCCTTATAGCCTGCAATCTCTTGCTTGCGGTCTCATTGAGCACTTTCCCGCGTCTGAATGTAAAGTAAGCAAACGCTCGCCTGTTTGAACGTCCCACGCGGCCTCTCAACTGGTGAAGCTGTGAAAGTCCCAGCCTGTCAGCGTCCTCGATTATCAGCGTATTCACATTGGGTACGTCTATACCCGTTTCGATAAGCGTTGTGCATACAAGTATATCTATCTCGTGTTCGACCACCTGCCGCCATATCTCGGAGAGTTCTTTTTCATCCATCTGTCCGTGGGCATAGCCTATTCTCGCATCGGGGATACTATTTTGCAGACGGTCAACAGTGCGAAGTATGGTATCTATCCTGTTGTGTATATAGTAGACCTGTCCGCCGCGCCTTAATTCCTTACTTATAGCCTGCAGTATCACACCGTCATTATGTTCGATAACGTAGGTCTGTATAGGATGTCTGTCCATAGGCGGTTCTTCTATGACGGACATATCCCTTATGCCGCTGAGCGCCATGTTCAGGGTACGGGGTATAGGTGTCGCCGAAAGGGTCAGTATATCCACCCCGGGGTGATTTTCCTTGAATTTCTCCTTGTGCGCCACACCGAAACGCTGTTCCTCGTCTATTATCGCAAGACCTAAGTCCTTGAACTCAACGTCCTTTGATACCAGTCTGTGAGTACCTATTATAAGGTCAACAGTACCTCTTTTAAGTTCACGAACGATAGCCGCCTGTTCCTTGGGTTTGCGGAATCTTGACAGCAGTTCGACTTTCACCGCGAAATGCTCAAAACGCTTTATCGCCGTCTGATAATGCTGCCATGCAAGCACCGTGGTAGGTGCCAGTATCGCACACTGTTTTCCGTTGACAACGCACTTGAACGCCGCCCTCAGTGCAACTTCGGTCTTGCCGAAACCAACATCGCCGCAGAGAAGTCTGTCCATGGGGGTATGCTTTTCCATATCGCCCTTTATCTCGTTTATCGCCCTCAGCTGGTCATCTGTTTCCTGATAGTCAAATCTTTCCTCAAAATCCCTCTGCCAGTCGTCATCAGGCTCAAATGAATAGCCCTTTGCCATCTGACGCTGTGCGTACAGCTTTGTGAGTTCCTCAGCCATATCCTTTACAGCGGCACGAACTTTGTTCCTTGTACGTGTCCATTCGGTGGAATTCAGTTTGTTCAGCTTGATATTGCCGTCATCGCCGGGACCCACATACCTCGATACAAGGTCAAGCTGAGTAACAGGCACATAAAGCACGTCTGTGCCCGCATAGCTGATAGTGATGTAATCCTTTTTGACTCCGCCTGTTTCGATGTTCTTTATGCCCATGAATTTGCCTATGCCGTACATCGAATGTACCACAAGATCACCCGAATGTATATCCGAAAGCGCTTTTATCTCCTCGCCCGCCTTGTGCTTGGGCTTTTTGCGCTTTGAAGACAGGGCTTTCATCTGGGTTATCAGTGCACATCCGATAGATGGGTAATCATATCCCGCCGAAAGACTTCCCGTGCGAACATAGACTTTTCCCGGCTTTATATCGAAGCTTTCACCCATCTGTTCCGCATTTATACCTGAATCTTTCAGATCTTTTACGATGATAGGCACGGTCTTCTCCGAACCTGCCAGCACCACCGTGCAGTAGCCGTTATCGCAGAGGGTCTGCAATTCTTCCTGCAAAGCCACCATGCTTCCGCCCCACGCAGAGGTCTGACGACAGTCGGTGTTTATCAGCTTTTTCAGCTTTACACTGTTCAGCGAGCGCATGAATGTATCCATAAAGATCGTCTTCATGTTGACTATCCTGCTCTCCGCCTGACCCATATCAAGGCAGAAGCCCTCCAGCCGCTTGAAGAGTATGCCCTCGGTGTAGAGTATCTTCAGATCTTCTGACAGTTGTGCCAACGCCGCCTTGCCCTTTTCAATACAGTTGTTGTATTCCGAGACAGCACAAAAGCCCCCGCCGAAGTAGTCGAAAACAGTAGCCGTTTCGCTGTACGCAAGGGAGTAGTATTTATCAAGATCGGTGAGCATTATACCGCTCTCAATGAGGTCGATATCCTTTTGGATATGCTCTCTTATCTTGTCGGTCAGCTTTCCTCTGGCAGACTTTGCCAGTTCTTCCATACGTCTTACCTGTTCGGCGCTGTCAGGAAAGATTATCTCCAGAGCGGGTGCGACAGTCACCTTATCCAGCGGCTCGGAGCGTCTTTGGGATTCAACGTCGAAATACGCCATCATATCCACTTCATCGCCCCAAAGCTCGATACGCACAGGCTGTTTATCCTGTACAGGGAAGATATCTATTATCGAACCTCTCACAGCAAACTGCGCTGCACCCTCGACCTGATCGGTCTTAGTGTAGCCCGCAGCAAGAAGTTTCCGCGAAAGTTCTTCTGCATCAAGCTCACTGCCGTTCTCAATAACGAAAGTATTCTCCTTTAACGCGGCAGGAGGTATCGTACCTTGCAGACAGGCTTCCATACCCGCCGCCATTATCCTGCAATTGCCCGATACTATATCCGAAAGTGCCGCTATACGCCTATGTTCGTACTCGCGGGATATGCCCTCCATGTAAGCAAAGTTCATATCCTTTGCAGGATAAACGCAGGCTATCTGCTCACCTGCCATCTCGTTGATATCAGCCGTCATTTTGGTGGCATCGGCTTCGTCGGCGCATATCAGCAAGCACTTGCCCAGTGAGGACAGCGCTGCCGTAAGCATAGCTTTGTGTACACCCGAAACGCCTGTCACCGCGGCAGGAGTATAGCCTTTCAGCAGGCAGTTCTTGATATCCTTGTAATGTTCAAGACGGCTCGCCGTTTCAAAAAATATATTCATCACATCATACCCTAAAAACTACGCATTGAATTTGTTCATAGCTTCATCTATCTTACCCTGCACCATAAGTTCCAGCGCATTGCAAGCATTTTCAGCGGCACCGTCCAGTTTTTTTCTGTCCTCTTCGCTGAATTTTGATAGCACCCATTTAGCAAGGTCATATGCGGGATTAGGCTTTTTGCCTACCCCAAGCTTTATCCTCGGGAAGTTTTCACCGTCGCATTGTGCGATGATGCTCTTGATGCCGTTATGTCCCCCCGCCGAACCTTTTCTTCTTATCCTCATCTGACCCACATCAAGGGAGATATCATCGAATATCACTATGACATTTTCGAGTGGTATCTTGTAGAAGTCCATAGCCTCAGACACAGCATCGCCGCTGAGGTTCATAAAAGTCTCGGGCTTCATCACAAGACAGCTTTTGCCGCCTATGACGGTATTGCCCACCTTAGCCTTGAACTTATGCCTGTCACATGAGAATCCCAGTTTTTTCTCCAAAGCTTCTATCGTTATGAAGCCCGCATTGTGTCTCGTGCCCTCATACTGTATCCCGGGATTTCCCAATCCAACGATGATATACTCGGGTTTAGTACCTGTTTCACCGCGCTGTGCGGATAGCTGTTTCAGCTTTTCAAAAATATCCATATTCTTACTCCTGTCATTTTTACCTTTATATGATCTGCTTTTGCAGCATCGCCCATTTTAAACCATGCAAGCACAAAATCCCCGACTTTCTCGAAGTCGGGGTATTGGATCGCTCATTGTGTTTATTATATCATATCGCGGACGAATTTGTCAATAGCGGGATCACCGCTGTTTTACGCTTATTCAATGCTTATCGTCAGTATGCCTAACTTGTCTTCATCCGGGAAATAGCCCGGTTTCTTGTCAACGTTGCTCTTCATTACATCTGTATTCCAGATACTGCCGTTTTTCATAAGGTCTTCAACGGCTTCGTCATAGCTTTCCCTGTCCGCAAACATTATATCAAGCCCGCCCTCATCGCAGTGCTCGTTCATCAGCGAATTTATCTCATCGAAACTGTAGCTTTCAAGGTACAGCCCGTTCTTTACATAGTAATTTTCGTCCATCGAACTGCACTCAGGCACAAAAGGCACATCGCTCTCGACCGTCCTGTTTTTCATGAAACGGCTGTCATCAAGCAGGAAATACTTGTGCATAGGCACAAAACCCAATTCGTTGTTCTCCGTCGCATTCTCGTCCCAGGTCACATCTAACCAGTAGTATTCACCGTCTATCTTGACATAGTTCCACGCGTGTTTCTCGTTTCTTGCCATGCCGCATACCATGCCACATTCAAAGCCCATCTTCTGCGCCGCCAGAGAAAATGCCTGGGCATAGCCCTCGCATACAGCATTATGCTCAACAAGACAGCCGTATGAAGACCCCGCAAATCCTATGTCTTCCGAATCTGTTGCTTTTGCCGCCTTGTAATCATAATTACACATTTCGATAAGCTTGTCATGAAGCAACAACAGCTTGTCGAAATCCGTAGCACCGCCGCTTGCTTCCTTTACGACCTTATCAAGAGCTTCGTCCATATCCGCTTTCATTTCAGCCAGAGTCTTTTCATCAAGGTCGTTAACGCTGTCACATTCAAGAGTAGTTGTGGAGTAATCCGTACTCACTGTGAAACCACCTGTCCAGAATATGTCGGGGCGGTCATACCTCGCGCCGTAAACCGCATTCTGCACCATCTCAGTGCTTACAACTCCGTCAAATACGATCTTTCGCTTGCATTCAGCCAGTTCTTTATAGATCTTTTCATTGACCTGTTCCTGAGTATACGAGCCTTTTTCGATGGAATGCTCTTCTATCTTTTCGTCTACTTTCGCACTGATAACTTCTTTTATATCGCTTAACCCGCACCCGCTGAGCATAATTGCCGCCGCGATCATCGGGATTAGTGACTTCTTCATTTAGCTGCCCCCTTAAAGGTATCGTCATTATATTGTATCATGCCGACGTAGATTTGTCAACGCCGTAAATTACAACTTTTTGCGATAATCAAAACCTATCTTGCGGACTTGTTTTTTATCTGACACATCTGTTCACAAACAAGCCTTTTATTTTTGTACATGGAGTATATCTATAACTATATGGATAATATACACAACGCCGCATAAGCCCTTTTATAGAAACTCGCCATATAAGGCGTTGCTTTATGAACATACATCACTATATTTATTAACAATTTCTAAATGTTTGTGATAATAACGAAAACCTCTTGAAATTCTAATCAAATCGTAGTATAATATAAACAGTACAAAGACAGCTAATTGTTTACGTACCCACCGATACCATAAACAGTACGGCGATATTTTTTGAAAAGGAGAGTTTCTATGGAACTGAAAAATTTCATCGCTCACGGCGACATCTATGACATCTACGAATGTGACGGAAAGTCCATAAATATTTACAACAAGCCCGAATATAAGGAGAAATGCCTTTATGCGGCACTTACTCACGCCAGATGTGAGACCACAATGGTAAACTCCTTCATCAAGACCCCCATACTCCATGAGGTATCTGTGATAGACGGCAAGTGGGCTATTTCCTTCGACTTCATCAAGGGCAAGACCCTTCAGCAGCTTATGGACGAAAATCCCGATAAGATGGATACCTACCTCAACCAGTTCATCGATATCCAGACAGAGATACACGCTCAGTATATGCCTCTGCTGTCGAAACTGAAAGACAAGATGGCACGTCAGATCAAGTCACTGGCCGCTATCGACGAGATCAAGAAGTACGAGCTTCTCACAAGACTGGATTCTATGCCCAAGCACATAAAGCTTTGCCACGGCAATTTTGCTCCCAAGAATGTCATCATCAACGATGAGGGCACCTATGTTATCAACTGGTCGGCAGCAAGACAGGGCAATGCTTCCGCTGATGTAGCTAGAACTTATCTGCTGTTCTGCCTGAACAATCCTGATGTGGCAGATGCATACCTTGATAAATATTGTCTGAAGAGCGGTACATCGAAGCAGTATGTACAGGCATGGCTTCCGATAGTAGCTGCTGCACAGCTTATCAAGGGCAGAGAAGAAGAAAAGGATCTTCTCATGCGCTGGATAGATGTTGTTGATTATTCCTGATAGCAGCAAACATCACTATAAACAAAGCAGTACCAAAATTTATGGGGGTGTTGCAATCGCAGCACCCTCTAACCATATCCGAACATCAGAGTAAAAAAACATATTTACTGGTGAAATAAGCTGTTTCAGTGCGCACACCCCCAAGCCCTCTTCAAAAAAGAGGACTCGGTGGTGTAATGTTCTGCTGGTTTTATGCTGATTTCAGTTCAAAAAGAGAAATTCCAAGTCGGTTTTCTGAGATCTTAGCAAAAAGCTTCTTTATGTTGTATGCAAGTCCCAGCAAAAGGAACTCAGTTCTGATGTTATTTTTGCCCCTGCACAGGAATCTTCTGAAGCCATGATCCTGTTTCAGTACTCCGAATACGCCTTCAGCCTGTATGCTTCGGTTCATTCTGAGCTGTTTTCCGAATTCGGTCGTTATATTTTCCAGGCTTTCTGTTCTCAGTTCTTTGAACTTATGCGATATAGACAGCGTCTTGTTTCCTTTTGCTTTTGTACAGTTCTGTTTGTAGGGACAACCTTCGCAGCTTTCACATCTGTACATTGCTTTCTCCGAAACGAATCCGGTCTTCGTTTTCTCATGCTTTGTACCGATACGCCACAGTATCCTTCCTGCCCTGCATACGAATATATCGCCGAGTTCGTGGTATTCCATATTCTCGGGTCTGCCGTATTTTGTACGATAGTTCCGCTTTTTGCTCTGCTCATAATTTACGGGTTTTATGTATGAGGTCATGTTATGTGATCTGAGATAAAGATAGTTCTCCTCGCTCTCATATCCTGCATCGCAGATGATGTTTTTCAATACAAACAACTCAAGGCTGTTAAGCTTTTCAAGAAACGGGATCAGCGTATTTACATCGCTCCGTTCGCTTGAAATGTCTACACCTACAATATACTCGCCTTCCACCGCTGCCTGTATGTTGTATCCGGGTTTCAGCTGACCATTTCTCATATGGTCTTCCTTCATGTGCATGAATGTTGCATCGGTATCTGTCTTTGAAAAGCTGTTCCTTCCGTCAAAAAGGCTGTTGTAATAGTCATACTGTGCCATTTTATCGCGATATCCTTCCAGCTTTTCAAGTGCTTTCTGATATGATGATTTATGATGTCCTTTTCCGTAAACTCGTTCAATACCAAATTTTATCATAAGTGAAGAAAGTGTACCGATCATATCCGAAACTGGCGTATTTTCGGGGAATCTCACACCATAAGCATAATTTATCTCATCAAGTATCTCAGGCAGTTTGGTACGAAGTTTCTGCTCGTTTTTTGAGACCGCCTTTTTCCAGACGAATGTATATCTGTTTGCATTAGCTTCGATCTTGGTGCCATCAATGAACAGGTTCTCACCGCTTATCTCTTTCATATTCAAAAGATACTTTACAACAGCGTAAAACACACGCTCGATCTGTTCTCCCATTTTCTGTCGAAATCTTGAGATAGTGCTGTGATCCGGAGCTCCAAAGCCATCGAGAAGCCACATGAAATGGATATCCCTTTTGCAGAGCTGTTCAATCTTACGGCTTGAAAAAGAGTCGTTCATGTAGCCG from Ruminococcus albus AD2013 includes:
- a CDS encoding AzlD domain-containing protein, with the translated sequence MSIVIYVAVMAAVTYLIRMVPFTFFRRKITSRFWLSFLHYIPYAVLSAMTFPAIIYSTGSTVTAVAGTVVALAMAYFELPLIAVALGASAAAFIAGLII
- a CDS encoding AzlC family ABC transporter permease; this translates as MKKDFVRGMSHGVPIMLGYLSVSFGFGIAAVGKGLSALCASLISLTNVTSAGQAAGIDIIAAGGTLLEMVLVQITINMRYSLMALSLSQKLDKKFTTPHRLAASYGITDEIFAVCAAQNTPLTPAYMYGMIFVAVLGWVSGTAMGAAAGQLLPAAVSSAMGLVLYGMFIAIVVPPCKKEMGVLAVSLTAVVISLLFKYVFTAVSGGFAMIICAIVASLLGAWLFPVKDTQEGKE
- the mfd gene encoding transcription-repair coupling factor, whose protein sequence is MNIFFETASRLEHYKDIKNCLLKGYTPAAVTGVSGVHKAMLTAALSSLGKCLLICADEADATKMTADINEMAGEQIACVYPAKDMNFAYMEGISREYEHRRIAALSDIVSGNCRIMAAGMEACLQGTIPPAALKENTFVIENGSELDAEELSRKLLAAGYTKTDQVEGAAQFAVRGSIIDIFPVQDKQPVRIELWGDEVDMMAYFDVESQRRSEPLDKVTVAPALEIIFPDSAEQVRRMEELAKSARGKLTDKIREHIQKDIDLIESGIMLTDLDKYYSLAYSETATVFDYFGGGFCAVSEYNNCIEKGKAALAQLSEDLKILYTEGILFKRLEGFCLDMGQAESRIVNMKTIFMDTFMRSLNSVKLKKLINTDCRQTSAWGGSMVALQEELQTLCDNGYCTVVLAGSEKTVPIIVKDLKDSGINAEQMGESFDIKPGKVYVRTGSLSAGYDYPSIGCALITQMKALSSKRKKPKHKAGEEIKALSDIHSGDLVVHSMYGIGKFMGIKNIETGGVKKDYITISYAGTDVLYVPVTQLDLVSRYVGPGDDGNIKLNKLNSTEWTRTRNKVRAAVKDMAEELTKLYAQRQMAKGYSFEPDDDWQRDFEERFDYQETDDQLRAINEIKGDMEKHTPMDRLLCGDVGFGKTEVALRAAFKCVVNGKQCAILAPTTVLAWQHYQTAIKRFEHFAVKVELLSRFRKPKEQAAIVRELKRGTVDLIIGTHRLVSKDVEFKDLGLAIIDEEQRFGVAHKEKFKENHPGVDILTLSATPIPRTLNMALSGIRDMSVIEEPPMDRHPIQTYVIEHNDGVILQAISKELRRGGQVYYIHNRIDTILRTVDRLQNSIPDARIGYAHGQMDEKELSEIWRQVVEHEIDILVCTTLIETGIDVPNVNTLIIEDADRLGLSQLHQLRGRVGRSNRRAFAYFTFRRGKVLNETASKRLQAIREFTQFGSGFHIAMRDLEIRGAGSILSAKQHGHMEAVGYDMYLRLLNEAIAEQKGEEIPHSPEDCLVDIAINAYIPDGYIENAAQRVDAYRKIASIATEEDSRDVLDELIDRYGDPPKSVLGLVQIALLRNRASRLGIKEIKQMGPKMQFYITTLEPRQIAALAGKYKSRVRFVDELKPYFAVTAGKQQKSAELMQEVIETINLR
- the pth gene encoding aminoacyl-tRNA hydrolase; the encoded protein is MDIFEKLKQLSAQRGETGTKPEYIIVGLGNPGIQYEGTRHNAGFITIEALEKKLGFSCDRHKFKAKVGNTVIGGKSCLVMKPETFMNLSGDAVSEAMDFYKIPLENVIVIFDDISLDVGQMRIRRKGSAGGHNGIKSIIAQCDGENFPRIKLGVGKKPNPAYDLAKWVLSKFSEEDRKKLDGAAENACNALELMVQGKIDEAMNKFNA
- a CDS encoding transglutaminase domain-containing protein, which encodes MKKSLIPMIAAAIMLSGCGLSDIKEVISAKVDEKIEEHSIEKGSYTQEQVNEKIYKELAECKRKIVFDGVVSTEMVQNAVYGARYDRPDIFWTGGFTVSTDYSTTTLECDSVNDLDEKTLAEMKADMDEALDKVVKEASGGATDFDKLLLLHDKLIEMCNYDYKAAKATDSEDIGFAGSSYGCLVEHNAVCEGYAQAFSLAAQKMGFECGMVCGMARNEKHAWNYVKIDGEYYWLDVTWDENATENNELGFVPMHKYFLLDDSRFMKNRTVESDVPFVPECSSMDENYYVKNGLYLESYSFDEINSLMNEHCDEGGLDIMFADRESYDEAVEDLMKNGSIWNTDVMKSNVDKKPGYFPDEDKLGILTISIE
- a CDS encoding phosphotransferase family protein, coding for MELKNFIAHGDIYDIYECDGKSINIYNKPEYKEKCLYAALTHARCETTMVNSFIKTPILHEVSVIDGKWAISFDFIKGKTLQQLMDENPDKMDTYLNQFIDIQTEIHAQYMPLLSKLKDKMARQIKSLAAIDEIKKYELLTRLDSMPKHIKLCHGNFAPKNVIINDEGTYVINWSAARQGNASADVARTYLLFCLNNPDVADAYLDKYCLKSGTSKQYVQAWLPIVAAAQLIKGREEEKDLLMRWIDVVDYS
- a CDS encoding IS1182 family transposase; translation: MRNCQVRLNMNYEIYIEESSPVRVLSNVIDEIYQKEEYTIVSKWNGAIPEDIMMKILIYGYMNDSFSSRKIEQLCKRDIHFMWLLDGFGAPDHSTISRFRQKMGEQIERVFYAVVKYLLNMKEISGENLFIDGTKIEANANRYTFVWKKAVSKNEQKLRTKLPEILDEINYAYGVRFPENTPVSDMIGTLSSLMIKFGIERVYGKGHHKSSYQKALEKLEGYRDKMAQYDYYNSLFDGRNSFSKTDTDATFMHMKEDHMRNGQLKPGYNIQAAVEGEYIVGVDISSERSDVNTLIPFLEKLNSLELFVLKNIICDAGYESEENYLYLRSHNMTSYIKPVNYEQSKKRNYRTKYGRPENMEYHELGDIFVCRAGRILWRIGTKHEKTKTGFVSEKAMYRCESCEGCPYKQNCTKAKGNKTLSISHKFKELRTESLENITTEFGKQLRMNRSIQAEGVFGVLKQDHGFRRFLCRGKNNIRTEFLLLGLAYNIKKLFAKISENRLGISLFELKSA